The window ccctgacaaaaaaaaaaaaaaaagatctccATTACTTCTCTGTACCACCTTCACCTACTTTCTGAAAACCTCCATTACTTCTCTGAACCACCTTCACCTACTTTCTGAAAACCTCCATTACTGATTCTCCGTTTTTGGCTTCCATAAATTAGTGTTCAAATTACTGATTCTCCATTTCTGTACCACCTTCACTCCCACCCACCTCCTCGGCTACACTCACTTTCTAACCTTCTTTTCTTTAACTTAGTTTCAAAGAAATGGAAGATTTTTTTAACCGAGTCCATTATGGAACGGTCTTGTACACTCAAACATGTGGTACCAAAGAATCCGGTGACCAATTCGGTTTTATTCAAACGGACGAACCTAGACTCCCTATCTACTTTCACCAAAGCCACGTAAGTCGATCAAATAGACTTGAGCCATTTGATGTAGTCAAATTCAAATTGTACCAACACCCAAATTACCTTACAGAAGCGGTAGAGATTTGTTTCGAGAATGAACAAGTTTATGAAAAAGCAGAGAAACGGCTTACTTACCCACAATATCATTGTGATCGATGCGGTTTTGACGGCCATCTTAAAAACCTCTGCATGCCTCCCCCAGAAAGTTATCGTTTTCGATCGAAAATTGAATTATTTGAATCATAAAGACGGTTGGAGATGCATGTGTGTTGGCAGGTAAATATTaatacttaataataataatattattattattattattattattatattttagttgGAGATGCAAGCATGTGTTGTTTGTTAACTTGttatgtgaaaaaataaaaatcatagagAGGTAAATGAACACAGAACTAGGATAGTAGTATAATAGATTTACTTGGTATTATTCCTATTCAAACTTTGAACAAGTTTTTTTctttagaaaaagaaagggaaaaaaagaCAATAAAAGAAACTCTTGAAAGAATACAAAGAACTGCATAATGTGAGCATGCAGTAATTTGATTGTTATTTTGGAATATTATATGGAATCTAGCCTTTTTGATATTTTAGATTGTGATCATTCCCATATCTTGTTAAACAATCACACAAAGCTTGTTTATGTTTGTTGAAATTGCAGATCAAGGACTGAAATCTCTATTATTAAACCAAGTAGGATCTGTACCGAACCATGTCAACTGTCAAGGGCGACTATGTTAGTTTTATTGAATTCTCTAATCTAGCTTATATAGATTCTTAGTCTCAAAATATGTACTCTAACTTTTTAGCAAGATACTAAATATATGTATTTGGTGCATTGTTGTGTGACTGTTATTCTCAAATTAGTAAGTGCTTGGTACTTTTAATCAAGACCTCTTTCTTCAATTCATTAACTATCTCAAAAATGAATCCTGCAATTTTGTTCTGTTTTGCTAATAAGAAAGATATATTAAATCGGTATTGTGATCAATTGTAAGAATGAGAAGAGTAAATCTTGACCATCTAAGATGTTGATTAAATATACAATAATACCATTCTAAGCTATTACATGGTAAGCAAGACTTTAATTAGTGGCATGTATCGTCTTCAGATTTTAAAATTGGGAGAATATTAGAGGACCAAAAGGAGAGTTAGCTAATGTCATTTCAAATCTAAGGCAAAAAATAAAGAGTGTTGGTCAtctaaaatttcttttaaaaaattccaaaaaatttcAGATAGACAACCATATACTGGTGCATAACATTGCTTGATCAACACCCACctgcaaaaattaataaaagaattcaTATCAATTAGGCATTATAGAAAGGGTTGCCTCATAACATTAGACACAAATTGTTGTTGATGAACTAGCTGAAAATTCAACGATGCCTCAAAAGTCATCCTCTATTTGGATTTTAGTGCCTAACAGAGTAACACCCAATGATATGTTGCAGGCTACAAATCCTCATAAGGCTACCTCTCTTTACATAACACGATTCACAACCAAACAAAGGATGACATTCATGATATCACAGTCCAAATAAGAATAAagaaatttataaggaaaaacaTCTTGAAATAAGTttgagaataaaagagaaattaattaCGGAAACACAACTCAGCAACTGCCAAATTGGCTACAGAGTTCAAaattaaaatcacagaaaatccaAAACATAAACAAATCATCATTCAAAATGTAGTTCTCTTCCCATTAGATTAGAACAAGGCAGAAGTTTACAATGTTGACATCATAATCTATTATAAGCTAGACTAGAGATTTCAAGAAAACTACCACAGTTGTCCTTGACATGAATCTATATAATATTCCAAACTAACAATCAAATCATCGAGAAGAACCTTCATCTattcatgaattgaaacaagaatggccTGGATTGACAAATTTACTCACATCAATATGGGCCAAAAACAAATAACAAAGCTACTTTAAGGCACATAAGAAAATGATGACAAAAAACAGAGGCAAGCATTACCTTTGAAGCAAGCAGGCATATTTGGAACTCAAATTTGGCTGCATTTTCTTTTACCTCTCCTTGGGACCTCGTACGCAATGGCTTCATCACAGGGGATGCCAGGGAAAAGAGAGACACTAATCCAATCATCAAAGCCACCTTTTCTGCTGTACATGTTCATGCTAAGGACTTTCCAATCTAAGAACTCACACTCCATTGGTGACCTCACAGAGCTACGGAGGACACGGGAGGGATAGGATACAACCTTCTTTGCAATGAGTTGAAGAACCAACAGGCAGAGGACTGGATCCTGTTTCTGTTCCTTTGCAAAGCCAGGTAACATAACAACAAAAGTGCCTTTGCCATCAAGATCAACCATCACAGGCGTTTTCTCATGAAAGAAGGATGGCATTCTATCTAGGCAGCCTTCAAGCCTTTGGAAGATAACGACACCCAATTCATCCACCTGGAAAGCGCACACCAAGTGTTTTTCTCCAATCCGTTCGCACGAAAGTGCTAGGTATTTCCCAGGATCAACCAAATCTGTAATAATACCAATAACAGAATGATGAAGAGTGATGTTGAGTTAAGAGTGAAAATTGCACATTTcacaataagaaaaaagaaaaacatgtcCAATGCACACTTCTCTAATACAAATTAACTAGAATCTTCACTCTTCATCAAAGAAATTCCCTAACAGAATAcgagttagggtttagggtttataccTGGAATATGCACCCTTGGAAGAAAGAAGCCATCGGAATCCACTGGGACACAAAAAGAACGCGTAAAACTATTGTCACCCTCACTGGTTGTCCAATGTGAGTTATGGATATCATACGAGTGGACGAAAACTCTTCCATCTTCGAAACGCATTCGGAGGTATAGCTTACCATAGAAGTCGAACCATGAACTGTGAGCAAGTGAGGAATGTGAGTGTTGGTCAGGATTACCAGGAGCATCAGGCAAGCATTCCCAAACCTTGGTCCCAGAGCGTAGAACCCAAAAATTCTGAGGAGCATCCGCGGGTACGAGACCACCCatcattataaaataataatcacTTCTGATTTTGTGAAGAGTATAGAACCCGGTAGCAATAAACTTTGGAGCATCATCCATTGATTTCGACTCCTCCACCTTCTTCTTGTCAAGGTCTAGTTCGTAGACTGTTTTGGAAGGATCGGAAGGACCAGCATAATAATGATCAAATTTCATATGAGTGAGTTTGAGACCTCCAACAAGATACATCTTGGGATCCAACTCCAAAGCGTGCATGCGGGCCAGCGGAAGAACCACGCTGAAATCAAAGAGAAACGGAGGTAGATTTTCCCAATCCACagcctcctcctccttctcggGTGTTATCAGTTTCATGGGGTCGATGCCGCAGATCCTTTTATGCATTAGCACCAAAAGGTGTCGTTGATTCTTCTCCGCGGCCATCCCTTTCTTCTCACACCACAAGTCAA is drawn from Arachis hypogaea cultivar Tifrunner chromosome 12, arahy.Tifrunner.gnm2.J5K5, whole genome shotgun sequence and contains these coding sequences:
- the LOC112728791 gene encoding uncharacterized protein, with translation MAAEKNQRHLLVLMHKRICGIDPMKLITPEKEEEAVDWENLPPFLFDFSVVLPLARMHALELDPKMYLVGGLKLTHMKFDHYYAGPSDPSKTVYELDLDKKKVEESKSMDDAPKFIATGFYTLHKIRSDYYFIMMGGLVPADAPQNFWVLRSGTKVWECLPDAPGNPDQHSHSSLAHSSWFDFYGKLYLRMRFEDGRVFVHSYDIHNSHWTTSEGDNSFTRSFCVPVDSDGFFLPRVHIPDLVDPGKYLALSCERIGEKHLVCAFQVDELGVVIFQRLEGCLDRMPSFFHEKTPVMVDLDGKGTFVVMLPGFAKEQKQDPVLCLLVLQLIAKKVVSYPSRVLRSSVRSPMECEFLDWKVLSMNMYSRKGGFDDWISVSLFPGIPCDEAIAYEVPRRGKRKCSQI